A stretch of Apis cerana isolate GH-2021 linkage group LG1, AcerK_1.0, whole genome shotgun sequence DNA encodes these proteins:
- the LOC108002081 gene encoding bromodomain adjacent to zinc finger domain protein 2B isoform X37, with protein sequence MGTGMEKENSASGGGGGGGGGGGGEAAATATPGATSASEKLQADQANPLLDPTALFGAYWPRSDSAASSLFGGMPGGYGLGAHHLPSAYAILGRGGSAPGFGGHTPASAPPPPPYSHSSLGTLSVAASQAASLGINPASAAWWTMASHLAAQDYLARLQGAAGLPGFPPGAESLLPPYPASLLNPPSLSSHKSSKSKSSKSHKTPASSSSSTTPSMTSSSLPVSTQAPVTSSHHSTSASTTPNSQTNVVSSAKEGSDPSSILGGVRLPPDTEIIKYTSSIVGPKVPGTTNRGRKKTISLDTPSVSVHPPPVPALTAHQTNTTTTSLMMEPRKYNRTGSESNDYRESVDRVEVIKLPAHSTNGNVLPAPSSYTTTTNTSNSNDSDAPLNLSLKPATTSSNSPISGSQPLSQLSNLSQSLLASDRTSRRKPGPKPRRVPQNSVPVPASPSPSLAQLFAAADSPQRPSSGSEESESASTTHHKDGRPRNLGRGVSKPKKNTVASLLAQSRALGIKPTPTLDPSVPLSHQVSLLRSNILAAQLHATATGQTGQTDDKNQRSLQEKMKNKLLEVSGEESNMDVTSESGSNTDVVTDTDDDNTDGVSSAKRRKVKPSERDLQVPLERGWKRETVIKGLGKSGVIKGDVSYYSPCGKTFRSSPDLAKFLEQQNPPELTTANFSFSSRPLVGEFLQPTMGLAEAEFVRLGAQEVARRLEELRAAGGFRDSRTNNQYEREKLAYAKKLAKEEAQRHKEQARLIKEQEKTERQEAVRREREIRNQQLLEMYMQELTKQREMLYTVELERERRRQHMALVRALENRRKMEEREKKRLEARAERIATKEKRAEQRKMEMELIEQIRKPVEDMELTDHRSLPELKRIPGLKLSGQAFADIVMVFEFLHNFGETLGFDMESLPSLKSLQLALLNDEEAEEELLSVMTHLLVCAIEDPGIPQPARHTTGLGQSLRQADITHANISEVLRIYLYANATGEVKALTGVCLERERDKKFADHHQNGGDYASTCSGKNAQFYEHLHNNETWRMSERLRDKPFLALNPTHKAQMLAFLCNELLQNKAVIRQIEGSLETVAQLRKERFVLDTKIRKLRQLHSRKVRMEAVGVIVNKTGDTITIEKKEGDEEGNTSSTAVGTTPTPDEIHHEDEVEDMSENESEGTQPEEEEDKNLSGEELGKKLDKLLKQSEEQLQKLNSSSKQLRAHIFGQDRYWRRYWELACAGGIFVEAMESAEPEILELQAELDEKYKDVSMEEKRETKQEDTKVENRENEAPNDVKKEKKFNSNDQEDTKSLIEKTKSEIEDINCKKEPMQNCENLTNVKEEKKNDLDNSMTDAKTNVTSEEIKQETEVVSMDVDVKEETKKENDETDEDMKPAVKMMEDKIVETIPNGDKFNHVNNLHNGKELNGTFISNNSNESNWFSILPRETCDTPGPSTKQIFGIAEPTELRIPVFPPPASPNYDRCDSPAPLILTQDEAAQLEYLKVHGLPPPGEAKPVPNDLRYGWWRITDVDTFQELLEHLHSRGVREKELKRTTWATMESFLAVTGKINVDPGNLTATELQATPDEPDTPIPKPDNPAVWSEQVALRVDAQLLEQVEALEDKVANASMQVKGWKLPPRAGTEEAEEIEKLNEMEKISAVEQARQRLLSLEAAIERRYLKPPLGVCTGDPNLAALKAEQAAAANANSNNSDQSNQTPVPQEETTPRGLNNWREATARAHTSAQLAMALYMLEASIAWDKSIMKAVSLTPARNSVCVKLRNRCVSLKATTQYNQLLTTSQASNCQFCHSGDNEDKLLLCDGCDRGYHTYCFRPKMENIPDGDWYCHECMNKATGERNCLVCGKRVGKNLVLCELCPRAYHTDCHNPVMPKMPRGKWYCSNCHSKQPKKRNSSRRSHTKGGGTRESESSDHPPASPTPSTASNTHVEDVSSSEPATPTASPRKEGNNRTLTKKQQRELAPCKVLLEQLEQQDEAWPFLLPVNTKQFPTYKKIIKTPMDLSTIKKKLQDSVYKSRDEFCADVRQMFINCEVFNEDDSPVGKAGHGMRSFFEMRWTEITGAPPPHPQTHS encoded by the exons CGTATTGGCCTCGGAGCGACAGTGCAGCTTCGTCGCTTTTCGGCGGTATGCCGGGCGGATATGGATTGGGGGCCCATCATTTACCATCGGCTTACGCTATCCTGGGCCGTGGAGGTTCTGCTCCCGGATTCGGGGGTCACACACCGGCTTCCGCTCCACCGCCACCCCCGTACTCCCACAGCAGCCTTGGTACTCTGAGCGTGGCTGCCAGTCAGGCTGCAAGTTTAG GCATCAATCCCGCGAGTGCAGCATGGTGGACGATGGCCTCACACTTAGCGGCACAGGACTACCTCGCGAGGTTACAAGGAGCGGCAGGATTGCCCGGATTTCCGCCTGGCGCCGAGAGCCTCCTGCCACCGTATCCTGCCTCGCTACTTAATCCCCCGTCCTTGTCGTCCCACAAGTCCAGTAAGT CTAAGTCAAGCAAGAGTCACAAGACTCCCGCGAGCAGCAGCAGCTCGACGACGCCGAGTATGACGAGCAGCAGTTTACCGGTCTCGACCCAGGCGCCGGTCACGTCCTCTCATCACAGCACGTCGGCGAGCACCACGCCGAATTCCCAAACGAACGTTGTCAG TTCTGCGAAAGAGGGCAG cgaTCCTAGCAGTATATTAGGAGGTGTACGCCTGCCACCCGATACAGAGATTATCAAATACACGTCGAGCATAGTCGGTCCAAAGGTTCCTGGCACAACGAACCGCGGTAGAAAGAAGACCATATCCTTGGACACGCCGAGCGTGAGCGTACATCCGCCCCCTGTACCCGCTCTCACCGCTCATCAAACAAACACGACCACCACGTCACTGATGATGGAACCGAGAAAGTATAATCGCACGGGG aGCGAGTCGAACGATTACAGGGAGTCGGTGGATCGCGTGGAGGTGATCAAATTGCCGGCACATTCGACGAACGGCAACGTTCTACCGGCACCATCGTCCTACACGACCACCACCAACACGAGCAACTCGAACGATTCGGACGCGCCGTTGAACCTCTCGTTGAAACCGGCGACGACCAGCAGTAATTCGCCGATTTCCGGCAGCCAGCCGCTCAGCCAGCTCAGTAATTTAAGTCAGTCGTTACTCGCCTCCGATCGAACTT CGAGAAGAAAGCCAGGACCGAAGCCTCGAAGGGTGCCGCAGAACTCCGTGCCGGTGCCGGCGTCGCCGAGCCCTTCGTTGGCGCAGCTGTTCGCCGCCGCCGATTCACCGCAACGGCCGAGCAGCGGGAGCGAGGAGAGCGAGAGCGCAAGCACGACCCACCACAAGGACGGCAGGCCAAGGAACCTGGGTCGCGGCGTTTCGAAACCGAAGAAGAACACGGTTGCCTCGTTGCTCGCTCAGAGCAGAGCCCTGGGAATCAAACCGACGCCCACGTTGGACCCCAGTGTGCCATTGTCTCATCAGGTCTCGTTACTGAGGTCCAATATTCTGGCTGCTCAATTGCACGCTACAGCGACCGGTCAGACCGGTCAGACAGATGACAAGAATCAG CGGTCTTTGCAGGAGAAGATGAAGAACAAGTTGCTCGAGGTCTCCGGCGAGGAGAGCAACATGGACGTGACGAGCGAAAGCGGCAGCAACACAGACGTTGTGACGGATACCGACGACGACAACACGGACGGCGTCTCCAGCGCGAAGAGAAGAAAGGTGAAGCCCAGCGAGAGGGATCTCCAGGTGCCGCTGGAGCGTGGCTGGAAGCGGGAGACCGTGATCAAGGGATTGGGGAAGTCGGGAGTGATAAAGGGTGACGTGTCTTATTACAGCCCTTGCGGAAAGACGTTCAGAAGCAGCCCGGATTTAGCCAAG TTTCTAGAGCAACAGAATCCGCCCGAGTTGACGACCGCCAACTTTTCGTTCTCCTCTCGTCCTCTGGTAGGCGAGTTTCTTCAACCGACGATGGGCCTCGCGGAGGCGGAATTCGTCAGGTTGGGGGCTCAGGAAGTGGCGAGAAGATTGGAGGAGTTGAGAGCCGCGGGTGGTTTCAGGGACTCGAGGACGAATAACCAATACGAGAGGGAGAAGTTGGCGTACGCGAAAAAATTGGCCAAGGAGGAGGCGCAGCGACATAAGGAACAGGCTAG GTTGATCAAGGAGCAGGAGAAAACGGAGAGACAGGAGGCGGTTAGACGGGAGCGGGAGATTAGGAATCAACAGTTGCTCGAG ATGTACATGCAGGAGCTCACCAAGCAGCGCGAGATGCTCTACACCGTCGAGCTG gAAAGAGAACGAAGGAGGCAGCACATGGCATTGGTTCGAGCGTTAGAAAACCGCCGAAAAatggaggaaagagagaaaaaacgatTGGAGGCGAGAGCTGAAAGAATAGCAACGAAAGAAAAACGCGCCGAACAGAGGAAGATGGAGATGGAACTGATCGAACAAATCAGAAAGCCTGTTGAGGACATGGAACTAACTG ATCATAGATCACTGCCAGAACTAAAACGAATACCTGGTCTGAAATTATCCGGCCAAGCGTTTGCAGACATTGTAATGGTGTTTGAATTTCTGCATAATTTCGGCGAGACTTTAGGCTTTG atatggaATCGCTCCCAAGTCTAAAAAGCCTTCAATTGGCGTTGCTCAATGATGAGGAAGCGGAGGAAGAGCTTCTGTCCGTGATGACACATTTGTTAGTATGTGCGATCGAGGATCCAGGAATCCCTCAACCAGCGAGACACACGACAGGCCTTGGCCAAAGCCTCCGACAAGCTGATATAACGCATGCCAACATCAGTGAGGTGTTACGAATCTACTTATACGCGAACGCGACAGGAGAAGTGAAGGCTCTGACAGGAGTATGTCTAGAACGGGAACGCGATAAGAAATTTGCCGATCATCATCAAAATGGTGGTGATTACGCTTCTACCTGTTCGGGCAAAAATGCTCAATTTTACGAGCATTTACATAACAACGAAACATGGAGGATGTCCGAAAGGCTGAGAGACAAACCATTCCTAGCTTTGAATCCGACGCACAAGGCACAAATGCTCGCGTTTCTCTGTAACGAGCTATTGCAGAACAAGGCTGTGATCAGACAGATCGAAGGAAGCTTGGAAACAGTAGCTCagttaagaaaagaaagattcgtTTTGGATACAAAGATAAGAAA ATTGAGACAATTACATAGTCGAAAAGTACGAATGGAAGCAGTGGGTGTGATAGTTAATAAAACTGGAGACACAATTACGATTGAGAAAAAAGAGGGCGATGAGGAGGGTAACACGTCGTCAACGGCAGTAGGTACGACACCCACTCCTGATGAGATTCATCATGAAGATGAAGTTGAAGACATGTCCGAAAATGAGAGTGAAGGAACTCAACCTGAGgag GAAGAAGACAAAAATCTCTCTGGTGAAGAGCTCGGTAAAAAGTtggacaaattattaaaacaatcagAAGAACAATTGCAAAAATTGAATAGCTCTTCAAAACAACTACGAGCCCATATATTTGGCCAAGATAGGTATTGGAGAAGATATTGGGAATTAGCATGCGCAGGTGGCATTTTCGTCGAGGCCATGGAAAGCGCAGAACCTGAAATCCTTGAGTTGCAGGCTGAATTAGACGAAAAGTACAAAGATGTATCGATggaggagaaaagagaaacaaaacaAGAAGACACCAAAGTCGAAAATCGGGAGAATGAAGCTCCTAATGAtgtaaagaaggaaaagaaattcaattcaaatgaTCAAGAAGATACGAAATCTTTAATAGAGAAAACAAAATCTGAAATTGAAGATATTAATTGTAAGAAAGAACCTATGCAAAACtgtgaaaatttaacgaatgttaaggaagagaaaaagaatgatttgGATAATTCAATGACTGATGCAAAGACCAATGTTACATCTGAAGAGATTAAACAAGAAACAGAAGTAGTTAGTATGGATGTGGATgtcaaagaagaaacaaaaaaagaaaatgacgaAACGGATGAAGATATGAAACCAGCAGTGAAGATGATGGAagataaaattgttgaaacaATTCCAAACGGTGATAAATTCAATCATGTGAATAACCTTCATAATGGGAAGGAATTGAATGGCACTTTTATTTCTA ataATAGTAACGAATCGAATTGGTTCTCAATTTTACCTCGGGAAACTTGTGATACTCCAGGACCAAGTACCAAACAAATATTTGGAATAGCCGAACCAACTGAACTGAGAATACCAGTATTTCCTCCACCGGCTAGTCCAAATTACGATAGATGTGATAGTCCTGCTCCTTTAATTTTGACTCAAGACGAAGCAGCGCaacttgaatatttaaaagttcatGGTTTACCACCTCCTGGAGAAGCTAAACCAGTACCAAATG ACTTAAGATATGGCTGGTGGAGAATAACGGATGTTGATACGTTTCAAGAATTGCTGGAACATCTTCATTCTCGCGGTGTTCGCGAAAAAGAACTAAAACGTACAACATGGGCAACTATGGAATCTTTCTTAGCTGTTACAGGCAAGATCAATGTAGATCCTGGCAATCTTACTGCTACAGAACTTCAAGCGACACCTGATGAACCTGATACGCCAATTCCAAAACCAGACAATCCGGCAGTTTGGAGCGAACAAGTTGCGCTACGCGTGGATGCGCAATTATTGGAACAAGTTGAGGCCCTAGAAGATAAAGTCGCAAATGCCAGCATGCAGGTCAAAGGCTGGAAACTGCCTCCACGGGCAGGAACCGAGGAGgctgaagaaattgaaaaactaaACGAAATGGAAAAGATCAGTGCAGTTGAACAAGCACGGCAAAGGTTATTGTCTCTAGAGGCCGCTATAGAAAGGAGATATTTGAAACCACCGTTAGGTGTTTG caCGGGAGATCCAAACTTGGCGGCTTTAAAGGCAGAACAAGCAGCTGCTGCAAATGcgaattcgaataattcggATCAGAGCAATCAGACTCCAGTACCTCAAGAAGAAACAACTCCAAGAGGGCTAAACAACTGGCGAGAGGCAACAGCTCGAGCACATACATCCGCTCAGCTGGCCATGGCACTTTATATGTTGGAGGCTAGCATCGCTTGGGACAAGAGCATCATGAAGGCTGTGAGTCTAACACCAGCTAGAAACTCGGTCTGCGTCAAGCTACGAAACCGCTGCGTCTCACTCAAAGCTACCACTCAATACAATCAGCTATTGACTACTTCTCAGGCCTCT AATTGTCAATTTTGTCATAGCGGAGATAACGAAGACAAATTATTACTGTGTGATGGTTGTGACCGCGGCTATCATACTTATTGTTTCCGTCCAAAAATGGAAAACATTCCTGATGGTGACTG GTATTGTCACGAATGCATGAATAAAGCAACAGGGGAGCGAAATTGTTTGGTATGTGGAAAGAGAGTTGGTAAAAACTTAGTATTATGTGAACTCTGTCCAAGGGCTTATCACACTGACTGCCACAATCCTGTTATGCCAAAA ATGCCAAGGGGAAAATGGTATTGTTCTAATTGCCACAGTAAACAACCAAAGAAGAGAAATAGTAGTCGAAGGAGTCATACCAAAGGGGGAGGCACCAGAGAAAGTGAAAGTTCTGATCATCCACCAGCTAG TCCAACGCCGTCAACGGCATCGAACACACACGTAGAGGACGTCAGTTCATCGGAACCAGCAACCCCAACTGCCTCACCACGGAAGGAGGGAAACAATAGGACGCTCACGAAGAAACAACAACGAGAGTTGGCTCCTTGTAAGGTGCTACTCGAACAGTTGGAGCAACAGGACGAGGCCTGGCCGTTCCTCTTGCCGGTGAACACCAAACAGTTTCCTACctacaagaaaattattaaaacaccCATGGATCTCAGTActattaagaagaaattgcAGGATTCCGT GTACAAGTCTCGCGATGAGTTTTGCGCCGATGTCAGACAGATGTTCATCAACTGCGAGGTATTCAACGAGGACGACAGTCCCGTGGGGAAGGCCGGACATGGGATGCGCAGTTTCTTCGAAATGCGTTGGACCGAGATTACTGGCGCACCACCTCCACACCCGCAAACGCATAGCTGA